The genomic stretch GGGACCAAAATCACCAATGGCTGCGGGCCTACCTGAACAGCCAGTCCATTCAAGGACTGCGCCGTGCCGTGTTTACGCACCCGGCATCCGGGCCAATGTCCACGCGGCAAATGTTTGCCATGATGGAAGCACACATGGATCGGCATGTAGATCAGATTAACAAACGACTTTAGGGTGTGTCGACAATTTGCAGGTAGAAGAGCGGTCATTTTGTTCATATCATGGCGCTTTTTGTGTTTAATGCAGCCATCTGATGCAAAAAGGAACGCAGATATGGGCCCAAAGGGCACATTATGCATTTTACAAGCTGATGGTCCACATACCCTAACAAAACGAATACGGTCTATAGGCGTTTGAACAATCGCCGGCTAACTAAAATGAACCGGGCCGGCCTATACCACAGGTAAAACACGTAGTAGCATCCCGGGTACCCTGACGTGAAAAAACTGTTTTTGATTGTCGTATTGATCCTCGCTGCATACGTGTATGCGCAGCAGGAAAACGCTGGCTCGTCCTCTTCAACAGAAGACGTGGTTGCTGATGCACAACAAATTAAAGCCGCGTTTGATCGCCAGCAAAGCGATGTGCAGGTAGCCGGCACCGGACAGGTTTCCCGCTTGTTATCAGATGACAATGAAGGCAGCCGGCACCAGCGGTTTATTGTCATGCTACCAACCGGACAAACAGTACTCATTGCGCACAACATCGACCTTGCACCAAGGATTGATGCACTGCGGCAAGGCGACCAGGTCAGTTTTTATGGTGAGTACGAATGGAATCCCCAAGGCGGTGTGGTACATTGGACCCATCATGATCCCGCTGGCCGGCATCCGGGAGGATGGGTTGAGCATCAGGGCCAGCGTTATGAATGACAAGCCGCATGAATAGTCCACAACACAAATCGATCACGTGCGCCAGCATGCAGCCAATATCTTGCACGCTACCTGATGGCCTGGAGGTTACCATTCGCAGCGTAACCCCGGATGACCGTGAGCATTTCCCAGCCGGCATGCGGGCCCTCTCTGCGCGATCACGGTACCACCGATTCAACACGTACCGCAACAACCTCACAGAAGCACAAATCAGATACCTTACCGAAATCGACCAGGTTAATCATGTTGCCCTGTGCGTTTCATGTACAACAGACGCTGAAGAAATAGGCATTGGCGTTGGCCGCTTCGTACGACAGCCGGCAAACAAACAACAGGCCGAACTTGCGCTTACCGTAATCGATGCCTACCAAAAACAGGGCGTAGGCACACTGCTCATGGCCGCCCTTTGCAGACTGGCCTCAGCGCAAAACATCTCAACCTTCACTTTGCGCATTCATGCCAACAGGTTTGCGCTCATCAAGCGACTGGCGGCCCTGGATGCGCGCGTAGTTGCACATCAACAAGGTGTACTCGAAATGGAACTTCCTGTTGTAAAACAGGATATCCTTCAACTATACACGAGTCCCCAAGCCCATCAAGTCTACCAGCAAGTCTATCAGGCATTCTCTGTCTGAATCATCAGGAAGATGAGCCGGCGCGTACGTGAGACGCAACGCGTGCCACGAATACATTTATACCTCTTCTCCTGAAGATCATCTCAGTCCGTATTCATGAAACACAAGAAGCCGGAAAGCGACTGGAAGTTAAAGTTGCGATACGGCAAACTGCGAACACCTTATAAACATTTTACCATTCTTGCAGAAGGCAGAATGGCGCAGGCCGACAATGCCTTTGCATGTCCTGTAGGCCCCGCATGGATGACAATGAAATCCTGGGCTACCAATGTTGATGAGGGCGGAAACATGATTCAGGCGATGGGTAAAGAACTGGGCTTTGAAATCACAGGCAAAATTGAAATATACCAGACCGAGCCCAATCAACCACCACGCGACAAACCCTATGGGTATGATATCGCCTTCAATCCTTTTGACGACGCCGTGGCGTAACCAACCCGCAGGATCCCCCATGCCTTCCTTTTCTATGCATTTTAGAATACTTACCCTGCTCCTCCTGCTATGCTGCCAGCCTATGCTGTCGCAGCCCCTATACGGCCAGGAAAGTATACAAGTGCCACTTAGTGAGCGTCTAGGGGACACCATCGAGACAGAAGAGAAAAACTACTTTGGGCTGTTTCCCCTCTATCCCAATTTCCAGTCAGCACGCCTTTATCAGGTTAACGAAACCCTGTACCGGCTCCGATTACAGCTGCTTGATGGTGACCAGATTTCAGAAGCAGTTATTGAATTGGACAATAACCGTCTGGCCGCAATTCAGCACTATATCGATAACTTTGAAACGTTATTCGACAATGAACAGAGCGTTGCGTGGGGATATGTTATCAAGGTTGCCAATCCGGTATGGCACATCAACAGGAAATCACCAAGCGTGGAAGCAACCCTTGTAGACAAGTCGCGCCGGCGCGGACAGTTGCTCTACGTAAATGAAGATGTACTCGTATTGAGCAAGCAACGTGCGTTGAACAGCTGGCCCGATGCGGATGACGTAGTGGTTTTACCACGTTCAAGCCTCTTTCGCGTGCAGATTGAAGTGCCCCGCAAGATTGGGGCGCTACGCACATACGGCGCAGTCCTCTACAACGATTCTACAGCCTTTGCCCGGCACA from Bacteroidota bacterium encodes the following:
- a CDS encoding DUF3465 domain-containing protein, whose amino-acid sequence is MKKLFLIVVLILAAYVYAQQENAGSSSSTEDVVADAQQIKAAFDRQQSDVQVAGTGQVSRLLSDDNEGSRHQRFIVMLPTGQTVLIAHNIDLAPRIDALRQGDQVSFYGEYEWNPQGGVVHWTHHDPAGRHPGGWVEHQGQRYE
- a CDS encoding GNAT family N-acetyltransferase yields the protein MQPISCTLPDGLEVTIRSVTPDDREHFPAGMRALSARSRYHRFNTYRNNLTEAQIRYLTEIDQVNHVALCVSCTTDAEEIGIGVGRFVRQPANKQQAELALTVIDAYQKQGVGTLLMAALCRLASAQNISTFTLRIHANRFALIKRLAALDARVVAHQQGVLEMELPVVKQDILQLYTSPQAHQVYQQVYQAFSV